A stretch of Euzebyales bacterium DNA encodes these proteins:
- the tyrS gene encoding tyrosine--tRNA ligase, translating into MSDANEQLRVLTHGAADIQPYDEFERKIRAAAVGERPPLRVKFGIDPTSTDLHVGHSVVFRKLAEFQRFGHTAVLIIGGFTAQVGDPSGKSTTRPRLTAEEVAANAKTYLEQMRLVLRDEPLEITDNADWLSDMTLADVLALTSQMTVARMLERADFAQRYAARTPIAISEFLYPLLQGRDSVAVRADVELGGTDQTFNLMAGRGLQQNAGQEPQCVLTMPLMEGLDGSAKMSKSLGNAIGLTDEPHDMYGKTMRLRDEFIVKYLRLATDVPPDEVDDIAAHMTDGSLNPRDAKRRLARELVTLYHSPAAARAAEERFDVQFRERAVPDDIPTVDLDGDRWFLPSLLQTAGLVTSGSEARRMVGQGAVRLDGDVLTDPTAEYGASLLDGAVLQVGKRRFARLRVRGAAGA; encoded by the coding sequence ATGAGCGACGCGAACGAGCAGCTGCGGGTCCTGACGCACGGTGCGGCCGACATCCAGCCGTACGACGAGTTCGAGCGGAAGATCCGCGCCGCGGCGGTGGGGGAGCGACCCCCATTGCGCGTGAAGTTCGGCATCGATCCGACGAGCACGGACCTGCATGTCGGCCACTCGGTCGTGTTCCGCAAGCTGGCGGAGTTCCAGCGGTTCGGGCACACCGCTGTCCTGATCATCGGCGGCTTCACCGCACAGGTCGGCGACCCGTCCGGCAAGTCGACGACGCGGCCCCGGCTGACAGCCGAGGAGGTGGCGGCCAACGCCAAGACGTACCTCGAGCAGATGCGGCTGGTGCTCCGGGACGAGCCGCTCGAGATCACGGACAATGCCGATTGGCTGTCCGACATGACGCTGGCCGACGTGCTGGCTCTGACCAGCCAGATGACCGTGGCGCGCATGCTCGAGCGGGCCGACTTCGCGCAGCGCTACGCGGCGCGGACACCGATCGCCATCAGTGAGTTCCTGTACCCGTTGCTTCAGGGCCGGGACTCGGTCGCTGTGCGCGCGGACGTCGAGCTCGGGGGGACCGACCAGACGTTCAACCTGATGGCCGGCCGCGGGCTGCAGCAGAACGCCGGGCAGGAGCCGCAGTGCGTGCTCACGATGCCATTGATGGAGGGCCTCGACGGATCGGCCAAGATGTCGAAGTCGCTGGGCAACGCGATCGGTCTGACCGACGAACCTCACGACATGTACGGCAAGACGATGCGCCTGCGCGACGAGTTCATCGTCAAGTACCTGCGCCTCGCGACGGACGTGCCGCCCGACGAGGTCGACGACATCGCCGCCCACATGACGGACGGCAGTCTGAACCCGCGTGATGCGAAGCGCCGGCTGGCACGCGAGCTGGTCACGCTGTACCACTCGCCCGCGGCGGCACGCGCCGCCGAGGAGCGCTTCGACGTGCAGTTCCGGGAGCGTGCGGTGCCCGATGACATCCCGACGGTCGACCTCGACGGCGACCGCTGGTTCCTGCCGTCACTGTTGCAGACCGCGGGCCTGGTGACCAGCGGATCGGAAGCGCGCCGGATGGTCGGCCAGGGCGCGGTGCGGCTCGACGGTGACGTGCTCACCGATCCGACCGCCGAGTACGGCGCGAGCCTGCTCGACGGCGCGGTGCTGCAGGTGGGCAAGCGTCGCTTCGCCCGGCTGCGTGTCCGCGGCGCCGCCGGCGCCTGA